The Thermococcus sp. 4557 genomic sequence TGGTACTACACCCCGCTGATAGTTTTCGGGATTTTCCTGTTTATAATAGCTTCCCTGGCCTACGACCTGGCCTGGCTCCTGCTCGAGGAAGAACCCCCGCGTTCAAAATCCAGAAAGGCGGACCTCGTCGCTCTGAGAAGGAAGAAAATAAAGGTTCATCACTACAGGCGCTAAGCCCACTCGTCCTCGGGAATGGCCTCCTTTTTGGCCGGGATTATGCAGAGGAACTCCAGCGTTTCTCCGGTTGCCTTGTAGCCGTGGGGCTCGTTGGGCGGGACGTAGAGGAAGTCGCCCTCCCTGACGTGGAACTCTTCCTTTCCGTTCGTTATGATTCCCTCTCCCTTGACGATGAATATCTCGTGCTCCCAGTCGTGGTCGTGGAGAGGTATCTCCGCGCCCTTCTTGAGGACGAAGTATCGCATCGCGTAGTTCTTCGCTCCGAGCTTTGGAGAAACGAGCCACCTTATCGTCACTCCCTCAAAACCGGTGTCCTTCTCGGGGACCTCGGTGTAGTGTCCGACGAACATGGTACCACCGACCCAACTTGGATGAACGGATATTTAAACGATGCGGTGGGTGGAAAAACGAATCAAAAGGGCTTTAAGCATCCCCCTCGAGGGGGTTTCAGGTGAAGATGATGAGAAGGGCTGCTCTTGCCATTTTTCTGGTATTAATCGTGTTTGCCTCTGGCTGCATAAGTTCGAACACGGGCACGCCGAGCGACACGGGCACCACCGGCACCCCCGCCGGCGGAATAGACTTCGGGGCCCGCGGAAAGGGTGAGGTTCTCGCGGACTGGTCGGAGCTTGCGGACGTTTCCAGGGTCTACGTCAGCGAGGGCTACGAGGACCTCGCGAAGCACTACTTCCCGAACGCACAGATACTCCCCGCGAGCCAGTACGACGGGGGCGTTGCGGTGCTGTCCCCCAAGGACGCGAGGGCCGTTCTCAAGGGGAAGCCCATCCTCATAACGGTCAGCGACTACTTTGGCTACGTGGTCTACAAGCTGGGCGTTAAGTTCGTCGGCCCGGACAAGGGTGTCTTCGCCGCCTTCAACGAGGACGGAAAGGCTCACTTCGTTTTCACGGGCACCAGCAAAGCTGGCGCTGGCGCGGCCCTTGAGTACGCCATGAACCTCAAGAACGGGGCAGCCATTAGAACGGAAGACGTTCTGAGGAGCGGCGAGTTCGAGGGGATCATCCTCAAGGTCATAGGCGACAACAACTGGAACGGCCTCCCGGACGACGGCGAGAGCTGGTACCTCGAATCCTTCAAGACGGTGGAGCCCTTCGTGTATTACTGGCGCATCGTTGATGGCGAGAACGTCACCGTGAGGGGCGGCTTCATCCGGCTCGTCAACGGCTCCACGGTTTACATCCATGCCCTCGGCTTCAACGTCAGCGTGGAGGTCAGGGACGGAACCGGGGCCACGCTCACCTACGTTATCGAGAACACCAACCCCTCGGTGCTGAACCTTCCAGAGGGCGCCGAGACCGGCGATACGTGGGTCAGGTTCACGACTTCGGAGCCTTCCTTCAGCGTGGTTCCGCGGGAGGTCGGGAACTACACGGTGATAGCCTTTGGAGACCACAGGCCCGACGGGGGCACCACGCTGCCCGGGGTCTTCCTTAAGATACGGGACATGATAAACGACGAAGGTGACGCCCTCTTCATCATCGACGGCGGCGACCTCGTCTACAGGGGGGCGGTCAACGAGTGGGCGGCCCTGCTCGAGGAGTGGAAATGGAACCGGCCGATATTCCTGGCCCCCGGAAACCACGAGTACCGCGGGGAGGGCGTGAACGTTTACCACATGCTCTTCGGCCCCGACAACTACGCCTTCGACCTCGGGAAATACCGCTACATCTTCATAAACGACGTTGAGAACGACTACGGGCTGGGCGACGAGGTCTTTGCCTGGCTCGAGGGTGAGCTGGAGAAGGCGAAGGAGGCTGGGAAGAGGCCGGTTCTGGTTCTCCACGCCCCGCCGATCGACCCCAGGCCTGAGGGCGACCACGCCATGAATCCCGCGGACGGGAAGAGGCTCCTGGAGCTGATGAAGGAGTACAACGCCTTCGGGATATTCAGCCACATCCACATGTACTGGTACGGCGAGGAGGACGGAGTTCAGATGCTCATAACTGGTGGCGGAGGGGCGCCGCTCTACGTTCCCGCCGACCAGGGCGGCTTCTACCACTACGTCAGGCTTCAGATGGGTGCCGACGGCACGATCTCCGTCGAGCCCGTCAGGGTGGAGCCCTGACTCCTATTTATTCTATTTGCCGCTATATAGATGCGGGTATGTAACTATATTCTACTGCGGCAAGGTATTTATATGCCGCCCTCGAGCCCCTCCCGGTGGTGAGTGTGGACGTATGGCTGCTGATAACCGTGGTGCTAGGATTTTCGATGGCCTGGGCAATAGGTGCCAACGACGCCGCGAACTCCATGAGCACCGCCGTCGGTGCGAAGGCGATAACCCCGAAGCAGGCCGTTATAATAGCCGGCGTCCTTGAGTTCGCGGGCGCGTACTTCTTCGGAAAGAGCGTCACCGAAACGATAAGGAAGGGCATCCTCGACCCGACGATGATAACCGACCCGATGGTCCTCGTATACGGCTCCGTTGCTGCCCTCCTCGCGGCCACGATATGGCTCATCATAGCGACGAAGTTCGGCCTGCCTGTCTCCACCACCCATTCAGTCATAGGTGGCATAGCCGGCTACGGAATAGTCTACGCCGGCACCGCGATAGTCAACTGGGGCAAGATGGGCCAGGTCGTCCTCAGCTGGATTCTCTCGCCTATAATCGGCGCCATAATGGCCTACCTCATCTTCAAGGCCTTCACGAAGAGCATCTTCGAGAGAAAGGACCCCGTCAGGAGCGCCAGGATATGGTCCCCGTTCTGGATTGGGCTGGCGTTCGTCGTCATTGGAACCATGTTCTACATCAAGGTTCTCCACGGAAATGACCTCAAGACTGGATTTTTGATGTACGGCGTCCCGCTGGGCATAATCGTGTTCGCGGTAACGTACCTCCTGATAAAGCTCCGCTTCCCGAGCAGCGACCCCTTCATCGGCGTTGAGGCGATATTCCGGAAGGCGCAGGTGGTTACTTCTGCCTACGTTGCCCTCGCCCACGGCGCCAACGACGTGGCCAACGCCATAGGCCCTGTTGCGGCGGTTTACGCGGTGGCCACTATGGGCCTCGGCGGCATGCAGGTTCCCGTTCCCAAGTGGATACTCGCCATGGGCGGTCTCGGAATCGCGGTCGGTGTCGCCACCTACGGTTACAGGGTCATGGAAACGGTCGGCAAGAAGATAACCGAGCTCACCAACACGCGCGGCTTCACCATCGACTTTTCGGCGGCAACCGTTGTCCTCGCCGCCAGCTGGCTTGGGCTGCCCATCTCGACGACCCACACGGTGGTCGGTGCGGTCATAGGAATAGGCCTCGCAAGGGGAGTAAAGGCAATAAACAAGGACATCGTTAGGGATATAATAATCTCCTGGTTCGTTACCGTTCCGGTCGCTGGACTGATAAGCGCGGCCATATTCAAGGTCCTTATGATCGTGGGGTGATATCATGCAGGTGTGGACGAAGCTCTTCGCGAAGAGCCCCTTCAAACCCCTCATAAAGCACGCGGACGTCGTGCTCAGCACCGTTGAAACGCTCGAGAAGGCGCTTCAGGCATGGTACGCGTGCGACTACGAGGGCATGAGGGAGTTCGCAATCGAGGTGGACAGGCTCGAGGACGTTGCCGACAGGATAAAGGAGGAGATAAGGGATTCCCTCAGCTCGAAGCTCATGATGGCAGTCGCCAGGGAGGACGTTATAATCTACCTCCACATGCAGGACAAGGTGGCGGATGCCGCCGAGGACACCGCCAAGTGGCTGCTCGTCAAGAAGCCCGACTGCGTTCCGACGGAGGTCAAGGATATAATCCTCCAGATGGGCATGGAGAGCATCAAGGCCGCAAAGCTCGTCCACGAGGCCATAGTCCAGATGGACCGCGTTATAGAGAGCGGTTTCACCGAGGGCGAGATAGAGCGGGAGTACGAGATAATCAGGCAGATAGAGAGCGTTGAAAACAAGATAGACGGCCTCGACACGAAGCTCATGCAGCTCGTCTTCGAGAACGCCGACTCGATGAGCTGGGGCGACGGGTTCTACATCCTCAACATCGCCAGGACGCTCAGCAACATCTCGGACAAGGCCAAGGACGCGGCCGAGAGGATAAGGCTCATGATGAACAAGTGAGCCGGTATCTCCGATATTCTTTTAAGTTCTTTCCGCTGACTTCTTCTGGTGGAAATGGAGGACGGTGTTAGAATAGTCCATAACTTTTGTGATAGTCTCATCTTATTGTTCCCCCTGGCTGGCGTTACCAGTGAATTCCCTCATTCTCAGGATGAGTTGGAGGTGGTGTTCGGTGAGGACTAAGCTTCTGCTTCTCCTCGTCTCCCTCTTCCCGGCCGTAGCGGTAGAGATAGACGTTTCCAGATTTACCACCCACTACCCCAATATATCTCCTGAACGGCTCGGCTACCTGATAACCGCTGACCTGCTCGCCAAGTGGCTTCCCAGCTTCCTTAAGTTCCTCCTGATTCTGCTTCTGCTGATCATGCTTCTCTCGCGCTTTGGCTCGGACTTCGAGCGGGGCAACGTTCTCCTGATGCTCTCAAAGCCCCTCACGAGGAGGCATTACTTCCTCGGCTGGGCTCTTGAGGGGCTGAAGCTTGCCCTAATTTCCGCTCTTGGGATTTCACTCTCGGGAGCGCTCGCGATGCTCGCCCACGGTTTCGAGGTTAGGGACTACCTCATCGGCTCCCTCGCCCTTTCGCTCTCACTGATTGGTGTAGTCGGAATCGCCCTGCTCCTCCTTCCTTTGGCGACCTCCCGCGATTCAGGGGTCTTCCTCGGCCTTGGAGCGTTCGTTGTGCTCCTGCTCCTCGGGGAGTTTGATTATTCCTTCATCCCGACGGCTTACCTTAAGAGGGCCGTTTCCATCGGGGAGAGCGTTTCCGTCTCCCATGAGGCCGTTGGAGGACTTTTGGCCCTTTCCGTTGGTCTGTCGCTCGCGGGAATGGAGGCCTTCCGGAGGAGGGAGCTGAGGGGTTCTGGGTCCATCACCGTCCCCGGTTTTTCCTTCTCCCCCCGCGGGCTCTACGGCGTTTTCCTCGGGCTGAGCCTTCAGAGCAAACGCTTCATGGTTTTCGTCGCCCTGACGGCGTTGATGGCCTTCTTAAACAGGGCTACCCTCGACAAGTACCACTCCCTTTACGGCCCTACCGGCATTTTGAACGCCCTAATTTCGACACTGGGTGGCATGTTCTTGCCCCTTGTTGTCCTCCCCCTTGGGGCGGTCTCGATAGGCTCGGCCATCGAGAACGGCACTGTTAGAGTTCTGCTGAGCAAGCCGTTGAGGAGGAGGGACTTTTTCCTCGGGACGTTCCTGAGCGACATCTCTGCCGTCTTCATCGGGGCCACCCTCTATCTGGCCATCCTCGTTGCCTACGCCCTCCACCTGGGTGCCCCCCTGAGTAAAACCCTTGAGCTCGGCCTTGCCTTTGGCTCCCTGCTCTTCCTCTCGCTCGTCCAGTACCTGGCCCTCGGTTACCTGCTTTCATCCTTCATGAGGGGCAGAAAGGCGCTTTTCGTCTCGCTGGTACTGGCCTTCCTGCTGGGCTTTGCAGTTCCAATCGCCGTCATTGCGGCCTCAAACTCGGCGGGAGAGTCGTTAGTTGATGTTCTGGCCAAAAACTCCCTTCCCGTGCCGAGTCCTAACCTGCACTACACCGTGCTTGGGATGGTGGTCTCGCCGAAGAGGAGCCTTCCGCCAAAGTCCGTATCAGAGATTCTGGGCTATCAGGGGAATCTGGCGATGCTGGTCATACCTACGGTGGTTTACCTCGCAATTGCCTGGCTCAAATTCAGAAAAGCCGACCTGAGGTGATAGAATGTGGGGGTTCGAGCTTGAGCTGAAGAAAAGCCTAAGGACGAAGAAGTTCTGGCTGATACTCGTTCTGATTCTGCTAATCTACGCCATGACCTTCAGGGAAGTGCGGGACAACCTTGAAGGCGCCACGAACCCGCAGGAAGTGCTCGTCACGAGCGTCGTGGGTTACATAGCGGTCAGCGCGTTCCTCTTCATCGGCGTCTATGCCCTCATGGCGGGGGCAACTGCCGTGAACTCGGACCTTGAGGACGGGACGGTGAGGGTGGTTCTCAGCAAGCCGCTGGGGAGGGTTTCGTACCTGCTGGGCAAGTTCCTCGGCCAGGCGCTCAGCATAGTCGTGGCCATGGCCTTCGCCACCCTTCTGTCCTTCGCGATAACGAAGTACTACGGCCTCTCCCTCACCGCCGCCCTCGTTGGGGACCTGGTCCTCTCGAACCTGCTAGTCCTCCTCGCCATGCTCCAGCTCCTCGCCCTTGGCCTGCTGATTTCAACCCTTATCCGCTCCTCCAACACCGCCCTGGGACTGGCCCTCGTTATTTTCTTCGTCACCGGCCTCGTCATGCCCCAGGTGGTGGACGGCCTCGCTGAGGACAAGGCGAGGGAGGAGTTCGGGATTCAAAAATGGGGGGACTTCAGTAAGCTTTCGCCTGAGGAGAAAAGGGCTTACCGCGAGCGCCTGGACGAGCTTTACGAGGAGTACCACCTGAGGTACCTCTTCTACGCCCCCCAGGTGATCATGCTCGACGTGTTCACGGACATAGACAGGACCACCTTCAACGACGACGGCACCTACACCGTGGAGTACAGGGGTGTCAAGCGGGCCATAACGGACAATCCAGCCCAGACGGCGCTGATAGCTGGCCTTGCCCCTGTTTACCTCGGGCTGGCCCTCATGAGGTTCAGGAGAATGGACCTGAGGTGATTCCATGGGCAGGGTTACCCGCGCCCTCCTCAACTACCTCCTCCTTATCCTCCTCGTGGCGCTTATCTCTGGCATCGGGATAAAGGATTACCAGTTCTACCGGGCGGACATGGAGTTCAGCCTTCTTCCTTCGGCGGAGAGGGCCGTAATAGAGGCCAACGCGAGTTCCCTGGGAATGGACCCCTACGACTACTACATGAACTTCGTGGCCCCGAAGGACTACCCGACCCTCACGATGAACCCCCTCCACGCCGGGCTTTACGTGCTCCACCACTCCCTATTTGACCCTGACTACGATTACCCTGTACCGAGGAAGCTCATGGTGGCCAGGACGCTGGCGCTGATTCTCCTCGCGGAGGCTATCATAGTCCTCATCGGCTTCCCCCTCGCAAAGCTCGCCCTCAGGAAGAGGCGCCTCCGCTCCACCGTCCGCTTTCTCGCCAGGGTCTTCAACGGTCTTCCCGTCTGGGCCGTGGCGGCGCTCTTCTCGCTCCTCATTATAATGAGCGCGCTCCCCAACTACCTGATAAACGGTCTCGGCACATCCACTTCCCTCGCCAGAAACCTCGCCTACATGGCCTTTCCGCTGGTTTCTATAGTCCTCGTCGCCCTATGGGAGTTCGTCGAGGCCCTGGTGATACTCCTCAGGGACGAGTTCGGTAAGGAGTACGTGCGCGCCAAGAGGGCGATGGGACTGCCGGAGCGCAGGGTCGAGAGGCACGTTCTCCGCGCGGTCATGCCGTCCTTCCTCGGCTTCCTCTTCCAGCACTTCGTCGAGGTCTCGACGCTCGCCCTCGTGGTCGATGCCTTCTTCGGCCTCTTTGGCCTCGGTAAGATGCTCCAGTGGGGCTTCCGCATATCCGGCGACCTCTACACCCTCGATCCGGACGTCTTCTTCTATCCCATAGCGGTCTTCATGGTGGTGAACTTCTTCGTCCTTCTGGCCGTTACGGTTCTGTCGGAACTCCTCGCTCCCGGAGGTGGCGGCGTTGAGGCTTGACGCCAAAGCGAAGGCCGGACTCGCGCTGATAATGCTGGTTATGCTCCTCGCGGTCCTGCCCGTCGGTGTGATAGTGCCCGCTGAGAAGGCCTCCAACTGGAACTACCTGCCCTACTGGAACGACTACCCCCGGAACGCCCGGCCCATCTGGCTTCCCTCCGGCTTCAAAACCCTTGAATCCTCTGGAACGAACTTCTCTATGACCTTCTCAGTCGGCGACACTGTTCCTGGGAACATAATGCTCGAGGGCAACTCGACGGTCAGGCTGGTGATTCGCCGCCCCGACGGGTTCTCCGTTGCCCTCGGCCCGGTGGAGGTGGACGGGAGGACGAGCGTCAACTCCAACCCCACCCTCGCGGCAGACGCCTATGACTTTGCCGAGTCCATCGGCTACGGCCCGGAGAGCAGGCCCCTCTTCACGCCCACCCAGCTACTCTTCATGGGCTACGGCGGTGATGTCCTGAAGGGGGAGTACACGGTCGAGGTCGAGTCCACGGGCCCGGTTGAGGTTACCCTCTTCGGCGACTCCTACGGTCTCCTGGGTACGGACTCCTACGGCCGAGACCTCTGGGTGGGCTTCGTCCTCGCCGGCAGGAGCACCCTGCTCGTGTCGCTCGAGGCGTCCGTTCTCGTGGTCATCATCGGCCTCCTCCTCGGTCTCTTCGCCGGCTACTACAAAAACCGGGCCGCGGTCTTCCTCGAGAGCCTGCTGAACTCTCTCGGAGCGCTCCCGGTCCTCCCCCTCGCGATGCTTATGATATTTTCATTCTCAACGACGGGCATAGCGATGAGCAGGGAGATAGGAACTGGAACCCTGGCCCTCATACTGGCCCTACTGCTCGCGGGCAAGTTCGGGAGCGCGGTTAGGGGTTTCGTGGTTCAGGAGAAGGTTAAGGAGCACGTTGCCGCGGCGAGGGCGCTCGGGGCGGGCGACCTCCACATTCTCCGGAGGCATATCCTGAGGCCGGTAATCCCCTACGCCCTGAGCCACTTCAGCCTGCTGTTCCCCAAGGTCGTCGCGCTGGTGGCGATACTGGGGTTCTTCAACATGATTCCCAGCGACAACTGGGGTTCGTTCATACTGGAGGGCCTCAACCAGAACGCCCTGTACGCGGGCAGATGGTGGTGGTTTTTGGCCCCTGTCGTCACGATGGTGCTCCTGAGCGTGGGCTTTGCCCTGCTCTGGGAGGATGAGGCCTCAGAAGGGGTGTTGACATAATGGAGAACGGAAGAACGAAGAATGAGAGAATCAGATGGCTATCATCGTCGAGGTCATCTGGATTTCGGTCATCTTCCTTATCTTCTCGGTTATGAACTGGTCAAGGTCCTTGAGGGTGTCGGTTTCGACCTTTACGACGAGGTCGTATTCGCCATAGACCACGTAAGCCTCCTTAACCTCCGGCATGGCCAGAAGCTTCTCCATAACTTCCCTTTCCTTTCCAGCGGCCGTCACCATCAAAATAAAAGCCGTCACCATGGCTATCACCAAAAGTATTTTATCTTCGGAGTATTTAAGCTTATCGAGGCATATGTTCGACCACTTGATAAGCGAAGCTCAATTGGGGCGGTTTTACTCCCGCCTGAAATCGCTTGGATTTGAGGAAATTCGTCCCTACGCCAAGGGAACCACGAGTCTCATCTTCTGCGCCCGGTTGGATGAAAAAAACGTCATAATAAAGCTCCAGCGGCCGGACTCCCCGAGGCAGAACTTCGCCAGGGAGGCCGAAATCATCCGCGCGGTGGAGCCATTCGGGATAACCCCGCCGCTAGTGGCTTACGGCGTCTTTGAGGGTCTTGAGTACCTCGTTCGGGAGTTCGCGGAGGGGGAGATAATATTCCACGCGGACATCGAAAAACGGCATATCTTCGAGATAGTTGAGAAAACGGCCCTTCTCGACAGGCTCGGCCTCGACCACGGCCAGATTCAGGGGGGAAAGCATATAATAGTCGGAGAGAGGGTCTGGCTGATAGATTTCGAAAAGTCCGGCTGGAGGAAGCCGAAGAACCTCACCTCCGCTATGGCCATGGTGTTCCTGAACGACAACCACATCTCGCGCAGGGTTCGGGAGAAATTCGGGATGGACCGGGCATTCCTTGAGGAAATAAGGGAGGAAGTGAGGAATTACAAGAGAACCGGGAGGCTCTCAGGCCTTCTGCGCCTTCTTTCTCGCCTTTAGCCTGTCCGCGTAGAGGGCCAGGAGGGGTATCGCCACCGCCATCGCTATCAGCCCCATCCTCGGATCCCAGAGGTAGTCGAAGACCAGTATCACGGCCACGGCTATCGCCATCATCAGGAAGAGGTCCCTGTCGAAGAGCCGGGACTTTGCCAGGATGTTCTGATGCCGGGCGACGTACGCGAGGTATAGGGGTATCCCGACGGCGGCTATTGTTACTCCCGCGTAGGTTCTGAACGCCACGGAGATGAATATCCCCAGGACGAGTATGATTCCAACGCCGTGCTCCTCCCTCATGTTTCCACCTGACCCCTCGCTATCGGTGATGACCTTTTAAACCTTCTCGCGTTTGTTACTGCACACGATAGTTAAGCTTATATACGTTGATGTCCATGATAGGCCGGTGA encodes the following:
- a CDS encoding metallophosphoesterase — protein: MRRAALAIFLVLIVFASGCISSNTGTPSDTGTTGTPAGGIDFGARGKGEVLADWSELADVSRVYVSEGYEDLAKHYFPNAQILPASQYDGGVAVLSPKDARAVLKGKPILITVSDYFGYVVYKLGVKFVGPDKGVFAAFNEDGKAHFVFTGTSKAGAGAALEYAMNLKNGAAIRTEDVLRSGEFEGIILKVIGDNNWNGLPDDGESWYLESFKTVEPFVYYWRIVDGENVTVRGGFIRLVNGSTVYIHALGFNVSVEVRDGTGATLTYVIENTNPSVLNLPEGAETGDTWVRFTTSEPSFSVVPREVGNYTVIAFGDHRPDGGTTLPGVFLKIRDMINDEGDALFIIDGGDLVYRGAVNEWAALLEEWKWNRPIFLAPGNHEYRGEGVNVYHMLFGPDNYAFDLGKYRYIFINDVENDYGLGDEVFAWLEGELEKAKEAGKRPVLVLHAPPIDPRPEGDHAMNPADGKRLLELMKEYNAFGIFSHIHMYWYGEEDGVQMLITGGGGAPLYVPADQGGFYHYVRLQMGADGTISVEPVRVEP
- a CDS encoding ABC transporter permease subunit, whose protein sequence is MGRVTRALLNYLLLILLVALISGIGIKDYQFYRADMEFSLLPSAERAVIEANASSLGMDPYDYYMNFVAPKDYPTLTMNPLHAGLYVLHHSLFDPDYDYPVPRKLMVARTLALILLAEAIIVLIGFPLAKLALRKRRLRSTVRFLARVFNGLPVWAVAALFSLLIIMSALPNYLINGLGTSTSLARNLAYMAFPLVSIVLVALWEFVEALVILLRDEFGKEYVRAKRAMGLPERRVERHVLRAVMPSFLGFLFQHFVEVSTLALVVDAFFGLFGLGKMLQWGFRISGDLYTLDPDVFFYPIAVFMVVNFFVLLAVTVLSELLAPGGGGVEA
- a CDS encoding ABC transporter permease subunit, coding for MRTKLLLLLVSLFPAVAVEIDVSRFTTHYPNISPERLGYLITADLLAKWLPSFLKFLLILLLLIMLLSRFGSDFERGNVLLMLSKPLTRRHYFLGWALEGLKLALISALGISLSGALAMLAHGFEVRDYLIGSLALSLSLIGVVGIALLLLPLATSRDSGVFLGLGAFVVLLLLGEFDYSFIPTAYLKRAVSIGESVSVSHEAVGGLLALSVGLSLAGMEAFRRRELRGSGSITVPGFSFSPRGLYGVFLGLSLQSKRFMVFVALTALMAFLNRATLDKYHSLYGPTGILNALISTLGGMFLPLVVLPLGAVSIGSAIENGTVRVLLSKPLRRRDFFLGTFLSDISAVFIGATLYLAILVAYALHLGAPLSKTLELGLAFGSLLFLSLVQYLALGYLLSSFMRGRKALFVSLVLAFLLGFAVPIAVIAASNSAGESLVDVLAKNSLPVPSPNLHYTVLGMVVSPKRSLPPKSVSEILGYQGNLAMLVIPTVVYLAIAWLKFRKADLR
- a CDS encoding cupin domain-containing protein; the protein is MFVGHYTEVPEKDTGFEGVTIRWLVSPKLGAKNYAMRYFVLKKGAEIPLHDHDWEHEIFIVKGEGIITNGKEEFHVREGDFLYVPPNEPHGYKATGETLEFLCIIPAKKEAIPEDEWA
- a CDS encoding inorganic phosphate transporter codes for the protein MAWAIGANDAANSMSTAVGAKAITPKQAVIIAGVLEFAGAYFFGKSVTETIRKGILDPTMITDPMVLVYGSVAALLAATIWLIIATKFGLPVSTTHSVIGGIAGYGIVYAGTAIVNWGKMGQVVLSWILSPIIGAIMAYLIFKAFTKSIFERKDPVRSARIWSPFWIGLAFVVIGTMFYIKVLHGNDLKTGFLMYGVPLGIIVFAVTYLLIKLRFPSSDPFIGVEAIFRKAQVVTSAYVALAHGANDVANAIGPVAAVYAVATMGLGGMQVPVPKWILAMGGLGIAVGVATYGYRVMETVGKKITELTNTRGFTIDFSAATVVLAASWLGLPISTTHTVVGAVIGIGLARGVKAINKDIVRDIIISWFVTVPVAGLISAAIFKVLMIVG
- a CDS encoding ABC transporter permease, whose product is MAALRLDAKAKAGLALIMLVMLLAVLPVGVIVPAEKASNWNYLPYWNDYPRNARPIWLPSGFKTLESSGTNFSMTFSVGDTVPGNIMLEGNSTVRLVIRRPDGFSVALGPVEVDGRTSVNSNPTLAADAYDFAESIGYGPESRPLFTPTQLLFMGYGGDVLKGEYTVEVESTGPVEVTLFGDSYGLLGTDSYGRDLWVGFVLAGRSTLLVSLEASVLVVIIGLLLGLFAGYYKNRAAVFLESLLNSLGALPVLPLAMLMIFSFSTTGIAMSREIGTGTLALILALLLAGKFGSAVRGFVVQEKVKEHVAAARALGAGDLHILRRHILRPVIPYALSHFSLLFPKVVALVAILGFFNMIPSDNWGSFILEGLNQNALYAGRWWWFLAPVVTMVLLSVGFALLWEDEASEGVLT
- a CDS encoding ABC transporter permease subunit — its product is MWGFELELKKSLRTKKFWLILVLILLIYAMTFREVRDNLEGATNPQEVLVTSVVGYIAVSAFLFIGVYALMAGATAVNSDLEDGTVRVVLSKPLGRVSYLLGKFLGQALSIVVAMAFATLLSFAITKYYGLSLTAALVGDLVLSNLLVLLAMLQLLALGLLISTLIRSSNTALGLALVIFFVTGLVMPQVVDGLAEDKAREEFGIQKWGDFSKLSPEEKRAYRERLDELYEEYHLRYLFYAPQVIMLDVFTDIDRTTFNDDGTYTVEYRGVKRAITDNPAQTALIAGLAPVYLGLALMRFRRMDLR
- a CDS encoding TIGR00153 family protein → MQVWTKLFAKSPFKPLIKHADVVLSTVETLEKALQAWYACDYEGMREFAIEVDRLEDVADRIKEEIRDSLSSKLMMAVAREDVIIYLHMQDKVADAAEDTAKWLLVKKPDCVPTEVKDIILQMGMESIKAAKLVHEAIVQMDRVIESGFTEGEIEREYEIIRQIESVENKIDGLDTKLMQLVFENADSMSWGDGFYILNIARTLSNISDKAKDAAERIRLMMNK
- a CDS encoding serine/threonine protein kinase; its protein translation is MFDHLISEAQLGRFYSRLKSLGFEEIRPYAKGTTSLIFCARLDEKNVIIKLQRPDSPRQNFAREAEIIRAVEPFGITPPLVAYGVFEGLEYLVREFAEGEIIFHADIEKRHIFEIVEKTALLDRLGLDHGQIQGGKHIIVGERVWLIDFEKSGWRKPKNLTSAMAMVFLNDNHISRRVREKFGMDRAFLEEIREEVRNYKRTGRLSGLLRLLSRL
- a CDS encoding Lrp/AsnC family transcriptional regulator gives rise to the protein MVTAFILMVTAAGKEREVMEKLLAMPEVKEAYVVYGEYDLVVKVETDTLKDLDQFITEKIRKMTEIQMTSTMIAI